The following are encoded together in the Acetobacter vaccinii genome:
- a CDS encoding diacylglycerol/lipid kinase family protein: MSDRFALIHNPRSRRNLKVDAQYMDMLAAMPDHVLHIPQTHDDLQRTLDALARDPVACLVVDGGDGTVCSVLSALNASAWPRDSWPLIVVLPSGNTNLIASDVGFASRGVKALDLVQDRLRAWRAGTAKVSVRRPLLVSCQQDKGRDLLGFFGGFGAFTHGVGIAHQPTILSHCSHDAAVLVTLLVAFAQMLSPTRRQSWLEGVEALISADGVTSLGRSHFMLLCTALHSLPHGVWPFWSKNGVAHKGVSYLDVAAMPERLFAACWHLLRGRVPEWLRRSSAYKSGNAEILTVCTNQPFVLDGEIIQPAENDCLTVKAGPEVSFLRV; encoded by the coding sequence GTGTCGGATCGTTTTGCACTTATCCATAATCCGCGTAGCCGTCGCAATCTTAAGGTCGACGCACAGTATATGGATATGCTTGCCGCTATGCCGGACCATGTCCTCCATATTCCCCAGACTCACGACGATCTGCAACGCACGCTCGATGCGCTGGCGCGCGATCCGGTGGCCTGTCTTGTGGTGGATGGTGGCGATGGCACCGTATGCAGTGTGCTCAGCGCACTGAATGCATCGGCCTGGCCACGAGATTCGTGGCCCCTCATCGTTGTGCTGCCATCCGGCAACACCAATCTGATTGCATCGGATGTCGGCTTTGCAAGCCGGGGGGTCAAAGCGCTTGATCTTGTGCAGGACCGTTTGCGCGCATGGCGTGCGGGAACAGCTAAGGTGAGCGTGCGTCGGCCGCTGCTTGTGTCCTGCCAGCAGGACAAGGGGCGGGATCTGTTGGGCTTTTTTGGTGGCTTTGGGGCGTTTACCCACGGGGTCGGCATTGCCCACCAGCCGACCATTCTTTCCCACTGTTCCCACGACGCCGCAGTGTTGGTGACATTGCTGGTGGCTTTTGCCCAGATGCTCAGCCCGACACGGCGGCAAAGCTGGCTTGAAGGGGTGGAAGCCCTGATCAGTGCCGATGGCGTCACCAGCCTTGGGCGGTCCCATTTTATGCTGCTGTGCACGGCGCTGCATAGCTTGCCCCATGGAGTCTGGCCGTTCTGGAGCAAGAATGGTGTTGCGCACAAAGGGGTCAGTTACCTTGATGTTGCAGCCATGCCCGAGCGTCTGTTCGCAGCATGCTGGCATCTTTTGCGTGGGCGCGTGCCTGAGTGGCTCCGCCGCTCGTCGGCTTATAAAAGTGGCAATGCGGAAATTTTGACTGTTTGCACCAACCAACCCTTCGTTCTGGATGGTGAGATTATCCAGCCTGCCGAGAATGACTGCCTGACTGTCAAAGCCGGGCCTGAAGTCTCTTTCCTGCGGGTATGA
- the spt gene encoding serine palmitoyltransferase — MASLFSKYEGIASALGSVVAAGGRNPFSVIIEKPVSSTVGVIEGRETLLFGTNNYLGLSQSPRAIKAAQDAAAACGVGTTGSRIANGTQSLHRQLEGQIARFFGRRDAMVFSTGYQANLGMISALAGKDDYLILDADSHASIYDGSRLSAAQVIRFRHNDPDDLYKRIRRLDAPDRAKLIVVEGIYSMTGNVAPVAEFVAVKKETGSYLLVDEAHSFGVLGDNGRGAAEAAGVEQDVDFVVGTFSKSLGTVGGYCVSDHPELELLRLNCRPYMFTASLPPEIIAATTAALEDMQAHPELRTQLMDNAARLHAGFVKIGLNASKQVSPVIAVTLETEEQAIPMWNYLLDLGVYVNLSLPPATPDSRPLLRCSVMATHTAQQIDKAVEIFRQAATKAGVHGAR, encoded by the coding sequence ATGGCCTCACTGTTTTCCAAATACGAAGGCATTGCCAGTGCTCTCGGTTCGGTTGTGGCCGCAGGTGGTCGCAACCCCTTCTCGGTCATTATCGAAAAGCCGGTTTCCTCCACCGTTGGTGTGATCGAGGGCCGGGAAACCCTGCTGTTTGGCACCAATAACTACCTTGGCCTCAGCCAGTCCCCGCGTGCGATCAAGGCCGCGCAGGATGCCGCCGCCGCCTGTGGTGTTGGCACGACAGGCTCGCGCATTGCCAATGGCACCCAGTCCCTGCACCGGCAGCTTGAAGGCCAGATTGCCCGCTTTTTCGGGCGGCGTGATGCCATGGTATTTTCCACCGGGTACCAAGCCAACCTTGGCATGATCTCGGCTCTGGCAGGCAAGGATGACTACCTGATCCTTGACGCTGACAGCCATGCCAGCATTTACGATGGCAGCCGCCTGAGTGCCGCACAGGTTATCCGCTTCAGGCATAATGACCCGGACGACCTGTACAAGCGTATCCGCAGGCTGGATGCCCCGGACCGAGCCAAACTGATTGTTGTGGAAGGTATTTATTCCATGACAGGCAACGTAGCCCCTGTGGCTGAGTTTGTTGCCGTCAAAAAGGAAACCGGCTCTTACCTGCTAGTCGATGAAGCCCATTCCTTCGGTGTTCTGGGTGACAACGGCCGGGGTGCGGCAGAGGCCGCAGGCGTGGAGCAGGATGTCGATTTTGTTGTTGGCACGTTCTCCAAAAGCCTTGGCACGGTAGGTGGCTACTGCGTCTCTGACCATCCGGAGCTGGAACTGCTGCGGCTTAACTGCCGTCCCTACATGTTTACAGCCTCCTTGCCGCCGGAAATTATTGCAGCAACGACAGCCGCTTTGGAAGACATGCAGGCCCATCCTGAACTGCGCACGCAGTTGATGGATAATGCCGCACGGCTGCATGCCGGTTTTGTCAAAATCGGCCTGAATGCCAGCAAGCAGGTCAGCCCGGTCATTGCGGTTACGCTGGAAACCGAGGAACAGGCCATTCCCATGTGGAATTACCTGCTGGACCTTGGGGTTTACGTCAACCTGAGCCTGCCGCCTGCAACGCCGGATTCACGCCCCCTGCTGCGCTGCTCTGTCATGGCAACGCACACAGCGCAGCAGATTGATAAGGCTGTTGAGATTTTCCGCCAGGCCGCCACCAAAGCAGGTGTCCACGGCGCACGCTAA
- a CDS encoding acyl carrier protein translates to MSETVEGVSALIIQKLLANPKVPRNIDGNCKIMEDLAFDSLAVMNFVMEVEDSLDVSVPLDKLADIRTINDLASCIVDLKNRG, encoded by the coding sequence ATGAGCGAAACCGTTGAAGGCGTTTCCGCGCTGATCATCCAAAAGCTGCTCGCCAACCCGAAGGTTCCCCGGAACATCGATGGCAACTGCAAGATCATGGAAGACCTTGCCTTTGATTCTCTGGCGGTCATGAATTTTGTCATGGAAGTGGAAGACAGCCTCGATGTTTCTGTCCCGCTGGACAAGCTGGCTGATATCCGCACGATCAATGATCTTGCCTCCTGCATCGTCGATCTGAAAAACCGAGGGTAA
- a CDS encoding fatty acyl-AMP ligase, which produces MNIMTTTSAPSMEEILQPVSTASGQLRRYGDFASFPEALDYAAQGTAGFNIYSGKGVLLEALPYSVLRTQAMETARRLLGMGLQAGDRVAIVAESDGDFARIFFGCQYAGLVAAPLPLPVAFGGKDAYLTTLRGMIKSAQASAVVIPAIIEGWTDEIVSGLGLVFAGSPTELMARPAPDMPLPAIKPEALSYLQFSSGSTRFPMGVCVSHQSGMANVAAIAHDGLQVKETGDRCVSWLPLYHDMGLVGFFLTPMTCQLTVDLLPTREFARRPHVWLDLISRNRGTIAYSPSFGYELCARRPAAPGIDLSCWRVAGIGGDMIRPHILAEFAQQFAAAGFDAKAFVASYGMAEATLAISFVPLNSGIETDTVDLPYLEKQGIARPPATPDTLSRTFVLCGKVLPGHGLEVRDPMGTPLKDREIGTIYVRGPSLMNGYFRMDEETSKVLDSNGWLDTGDLGYMLDGQVVVTGRAKDLIIINGRNIWPQDLEWSAETHIPALRSRDVAVFSLETGDHEEVVALIQCRASDPVVRENLRAEAVSLFRRLHGVEVSVVLVPPHTLPQTSSGKLTRAKARAMYLNGLFTQEQEVA; this is translated from the coding sequence ATGAACATTATGACGACCACCTCTGCACCCTCGATGGAAGAGATTCTCCAGCCGGTTTCGACCGCGTCTGGTCAGCTGCGCCGTTATGGAGATTTTGCATCATTCCCCGAGGCGCTAGACTACGCAGCACAGGGTACTGCCGGCTTTAACATCTACTCCGGCAAGGGTGTCCTGCTGGAAGCCCTGCCCTATAGCGTCCTGCGTACCCAGGCCATGGAAACAGCCCGACGCCTGCTGGGCATGGGCCTGCAGGCTGGAGACCGCGTAGCGATTGTGGCCGAAAGCGATGGCGACTTCGCGCGTATCTTCTTTGGCTGCCAGTATGCCGGGCTTGTTGCCGCGCCGCTGCCACTACCGGTCGCTTTTGGCGGCAAGGATGCCTATCTGACGACCCTGCGCGGCATGATCAAAAGCGCGCAGGCCAGTGCGGTGGTGATCCCCGCCATTATCGAAGGCTGGACGGACGAGATTGTCAGCGGCCTTGGGCTTGTCTTTGCGGGCTCCCCCACAGAGCTGATGGCCCGCCCTGCCCCTGACATGCCCTTGCCTGCAATCAAGCCTGAAGCACTGTCCTACCTTCAGTTCTCGTCCGGTAGCACTCGCTTCCCCATGGGGGTCTGTGTCAGCCATCAGTCTGGTATGGCTAATGTGGCTGCAATTGCCCATGACGGCCTGCAGGTGAAGGAAACGGGTGACCGTTGTGTGTCATGGCTGCCCCTCTACCATGACATGGGTCTTGTAGGCTTCTTCCTGACCCCCATGACCTGCCAGTTGACGGTGGACCTGCTGCCCACGCGCGAGTTTGCGCGCCGCCCGCATGTCTGGCTCGACCTTATCAGCCGTAACCGTGGTACGATCGCTTACAGCCCCTCCTTTGGCTACGAGCTGTGCGCCCGCCGCCCCGCCGCCCCTGGCATTGACCTGTCCTGCTGGCGGGTTGCAGGCATTGGTGGCGACATGATCCGCCCGCATATTCTGGCAGAATTTGCCCAGCAGTTTGCTGCCGCAGGTTTTGATGCCAAAGCGTTTGTCGCAAGCTACGGCATGGCGGAAGCAACACTAGCTATCAGCTTTGTGCCGCTGAACAGCGGGATTGAAACCGACACAGTGGACCTGCCCTACCTGGAAAAGCAGGGTATTGCGCGCCCACCGGCAACACCGGACACCCTCAGCCGTACCTTTGTCCTATGTGGCAAGGTGCTGCCCGGCCATGGTCTGGAAGTGCGTGACCCGATGGGCACCCCCCTGAAGGACCGTGAAATCGGCACCATCTATGTGCGCGGCCCCAGCCTGATGAACGGCTATTTCCGCATGGATGAGGAAACCAGCAAGGTTCTGGACAGCAATGGCTGGCTGGACACGGGTGACCTTGGTTACATGCTGGATGGCCAGGTTGTTGTAACCGGGCGTGCCAAAGACCTTATCATCATCAACGGTCGCAATATCTGGCCGCAGGATCTGGAATGGTCGGCTGAAACCCATATCCCTGCCCTGCGCAGCCGTGATGTTGCTGTGTTCTCGCTTGAGACAGGTGACCATGAAGAGGTTGTGGCACTGATCCAGTGCCGTGCCTCCGACCCGGTTGTGCGTGAAAACCTGCGGGCCGAGGCTGTCAGCCTCTTCCGCCGGTTACATGGGGTTGAGGTGTCTGTCGTGCTGGTCCCGCCCCACACACTGCCCCAGACATCCTCTGGCAAACTGACACGGGCCAAGGCACGCGCCATGTACCTGAACGGCCTGTTCACGCAGGAACAGGAAGTAGCCTGA
- a CDS encoding sensor domain-containing protein, with the protein MRILFPYIGQPHQTPHSLPIAMEIARRHPNTDVHLACTTQEHLNYVRRLASYYPESKVHFSLLHLPLFLRSHVERYGQTPFSRLASLFFNKKYFSTFQGIVVPERTSAYLRSLGVHDPRLIWTRHGAGDRAIGFAHDANIFDYVLMAGRKLEQRLLAHGAIRPGHYHTGVYAKFDMVRRMRDAQPKLFANDKPIVLYNPHFDPRLSSWPRLGLNVLNHFVNQDRYNLIFAPHYRLFDSRRAEARQLVRAFRDHPHILIDPGSTRSIDMTYTSAADLYLGDVSSQVAEFLTRPRACLFLNTHDVSWKDNDDYRFWALGPVRNTVNTLEDDIEEAFLSHDAFINLQKHYIRDTFGLTGDEPTAPVGADAIVDFLQMAS; encoded by the coding sequence ATGCGTATTCTGTTTCCTTATATAGGTCAGCCACACCAAACCCCGCACTCCCTCCCCATCGCGATGGAAATTGCCCGCAGGCATCCAAACACCGATGTGCATCTGGCCTGCACGACGCAGGAGCACCTCAATTACGTTCGGCGGTTGGCGTCCTATTATCCAGAATCGAAAGTGCACTTCAGCCTGCTGCACCTGCCGCTCTTTTTACGCTCCCATGTTGAGCGATACGGACAGACCCCTTTTTCCCGACTGGCGAGCCTGTTTTTTAACAAAAAATATTTCTCTACATTTCAAGGTATTGTGGTTCCGGAACGAACCTCAGCCTATTTACGTAGCCTAGGCGTGCACGATCCCAGGCTGATCTGGACGCGTCATGGGGCTGGCGACCGCGCCATAGGATTTGCCCATGACGCCAATATTTTTGATTACGTTCTGATGGCTGGACGCAAACTGGAGCAGCGCCTGCTTGCGCATGGGGCAATCCGTCCCGGCCACTACCATACAGGTGTTTACGCCAAGTTCGACATGGTCCGGCGTATGCGAGACGCCCAGCCGAAACTCTTTGCCAATGACAAGCCGATTGTCCTCTACAACCCGCATTTCGACCCTCGGCTTTCCTCTTGGCCGCGCTTGGGACTCAATGTTCTCAACCACTTCGTCAACCAGGACCGCTACAACCTGATCTTTGCACCGCACTACAGGCTCTTCGATAGTCGTCGGGCTGAAGCACGCCAGCTTGTAAGAGCGTTTCGTGACCACCCGCATATCCTCATTGACCCCGGTAGCACGCGCAGCATTGATATGACCTATACCTCCGCTGCTGACCTTTATCTGGGGGATGTGAGCTCTCAGGTGGCCGAGTTTCTGACCCGCCCCCGCGCCTGCCTGTTCCTGAACACTCATGACGTCAGTTGGAAAGACAATGATGATTATCGTTTCTGGGCCTTGGGGCCTGTACGGAACACGGTAAACACACTGGAAGATGACATTGAGGAAGCATTCCTCTCTCATGATGCTTTCATAAATCTCCAAAAACACTATATACGCGACACGTTCGGCCTGACGGGGGACGAACCTACTGCGCCGGTTGGCGCCGACGCGATTGTTGATTTTCTTCAGATGGCCAGTTGA
- a CDS encoding metallothionein yields the protein MSVTVESVKCACPDCVCVVSVNNGVEKDGRIYCDEACATHHKDGAGCHHAGCACHG from the coding sequence ATGAGCGTTACCGTTGAATCCGTAAAATGTGCCTGCCCAGACTGCGTGTGCGTGGTCAGCGTTAACAACGGCGTCGAGAAAGATGGTCGCATCTATTGTGACGAAGCCTGCGCGACGCATCACAAGGATGGAGCCGGATGCCACCATGCCGGATGCGCCTGTCACGGCTGA
- a CDS encoding ArsR/SmtB family transcription factor: MFRLLGDPNRLRIVASCLSQPMSVGDIADTLDLSPSLTSHHLRLLRSARLLKGTRHGKQVFYDLPDCHVRQMLTNMIEHVTEPHDVDEAITEGEDP, translated from the coding sequence ATGTTCCGCCTCCTTGGCGATCCGAACCGCTTGCGGATTGTCGCATCATGCCTCTCTCAGCCCATGAGCGTTGGAGATATTGCGGACACGCTGGACCTCAGTCCTTCATTGACGTCGCATCATCTCCGTCTGCTCCGCAGTGCGCGTCTGCTCAAAGGCACACGTCACGGCAAGCAGGTGTTCTATGACCTGCCGGACTGTCATGTCCGGCAGATGCTGACCAACATGATCGAACACGTCACTGAACCGCATGACGTGGACGAAGCCATTACCGAAGGAGAAGACCCATGA